AAATACGGAAAGTAACCAGTAGGTCACACTTCTTCACGAGGAGGAGGAACTGAGGAAGGTAAGAATCGACAATTTCCCCGCTTATTACTCAACAAAAGGAGTGTGCACCGCCGACACTATCTTTCATGTGAAGCCAAATTAGTGGGTGTgggtaagagagagagagaggggcacTTGTGGGAATAAATAAAGAAGCAATCTTTGATTACTTTTTTCTTGTGACTAAATGTGTGCAGAAACGTGCTATGGCAGAGAGATGAAAGAAGAGTAAACTCCATGAGACAAGCTAATGTCTCAATGTGCAGTGTATCTTCTTCGTGCCTCCCGCTCAGGTAGAAGAAGCTACTTTGTATAGCATTGTTGAGACATCCCCCTTGGCCCTTGCACTCtgtaagttttatatatattaagttgtgtttttcttCTGGTATCTGTTCCTTTCCAGATTTAGGCTCGACATTGTGGTTACTGAGTTGGGATTTGATGGCACAATGTATATTCTGTTTGAGGGTTTGATTGGAACTGGTGGGGTTTGCTTATTTTGTTGGatttctttgtttctcttctGGGTTTCCCTGTTTTGTCCGAATCGCTTTTTAGGATGACTTTGAATAAATTAGAAACGTGTATTGGTTTCCTAATTCGGAATCCCTACTAGTTATTAGGGtaatctttagtattttttcagTTGGTTAAAAGTTGACATCTTGCCGGGAAGTTCGAGAACAAGGGTCACCGAGATCCGTCCGTAATGGCGGAGAGAAAGATTAATATGGTGTAAAGTAAAAGAACTAGGCTTCGATATGCAATTTGGGTCTGTTAAACTTTTATCGAATAAGCAATTCGTCACCTGATTTGCCTCCTAACCAACTTCGAATACGGCATTATTAGATGGAAATAGGATTGAAGCTTATTGAATCAATTGCATGGTGTGTATAATAGTGACAACTTCTGGAAGTTGGTTCATGCTGTCGTACACCCATGTGAAGGAGAGATTGAATACTTTCAATCTTAGATTCTGTTCTTTTATTCATGATAAATCCCTACATTTGGGAATCAGCTTGATCTGGTGACAGCTTAGACTGATTTGCTACTGggtgaaacaatataaaaaggTCGCCCTcagaagtatattttaagtcaCAAACATCAAACTAAGTCTACATTCAGATGTTTCTTGGTAGGGGGAGCTATAGGCTTATGGGAATCCTTTGTAGGGGGAAAGGATGTTGTCAAAATCAAGACACAGGCAGAACCTATTTCGAGAAAGTCAGTGGAAAAGAATTTTCAACTGAAAGTAGTGTACATCATGGCTAGTGGAAGAAACGGAAGGATGTATGTTATTCTGGATTCCTTCtgaaaatttgtgatttttgtgaaATGAAACAATAGAGTTCTTTCCATGCATTTTGAAACATGATTCTTCTGTAATGATGTCAATGCGCAACTAATGCATTTATGCCCTGTAGCAGAGCTTGCTGGTTGCCTATCAACTTTGGCTTTTCTGCATACAAGAATACTTCTTAGGAAGCACTTGCATAGTCACATCATAAGTAGCGCTTGCAAAATCATATCCTTGTTCATAGCTTTAAAATCGCTAGTTGCAATAATAAGTTTTAACCTCTAGGGGTTGGTTCAAGTGGTAaatgtcttgggcttggggtatgctccccccaagtctaaggttcaaatccccttgggtgcaaacaatatCTAGTAGCTATCGGACTGGGGGATTTTCTCTTTGAATTACCTGATATGCACTTGCGAAAAACTCATTGCCGAGGGTCTatgcacccccgggattagtcgggGAACACTTGACTATGAATTAGCTTattgatttttaatattgttgTGCAGATTTGAGATGGGTACGTTGGCATTTCATGCTCAGAATGTAGAATCGGATATTTACCTTTCATTGGGGCTTACAGAATTAAGAAAAGGCTTTCTGGAAAGTCCACGGGTTTTATCACTTCTCTCCTCACTGCTTGAGAGATCAGTTCAAAAAAATGAGTTGCTACTGGAGATGTCACAAATTAAAGATGTTGTTACAATATTCCATGGTCTGAGAGCACCCACTCTGAGCATCCGGCACTAtattgatcgaatcttcaagtACTCTGCTTGCAGCCCTTCCTGCTTTGTTGTTGCACATATCTATATTGATAGATTCCTCCAGAGTACAGAGGTTCAATTAACGTCCCTAAATGTTCACCGGCTTCTAATAATAAGTATTATGCTCGCAGCAAAGTTTATTGATGACGCGTAAGTACTGATAAAACAGAGTTGTCTTTAATTATCGTGTTGCTTGGTTTTccttatcaaagaaaaaaatctctttacttggttttcaaattttctagTTATTATACTTCTTATCAGCAAAGCTGGATCATGTGAGGAAATTTATTTAAGGAAACAGTATGATTTCGATAGTTCTCATCAATGAAGTTCAGAGGATCATAGTCctcaaatatttatttcatgATAATAATGGGCAGACTCCCTAAACTTCCTAGGGATCCTGACATGCATATCCATAAGCCAAATTATATCGAGCTTAGGTGCCTATATTGTATTGTTTTCGCTGTACTTTCAGTATGTTCTGAAATGAACGTATTACATcattttgcagattcttcaacAATGCCTATTATGCCAAAGTGGGAGGAGTAAGCACTGCAGAGTTGAACAGGTTGGAGATGAAGTTTTTGTTCAGTATAGATTTCAGACTCCAAGTGACATCAGAGACTTTTGGAAGATATTGTTCGCTATTGGAAAGGGAAACTGCAGAAGGGCTCCAAATTGAACGGCCTTTTCAAGCCTGTAGAATTAAAGAGAGTTGGTCAAACAAAGATGATTCAAATTGTGCTCCCACTGTTGCACGGTGAAAATATGGAATTATGCCCCATGTCTGAGTATAAACCAAATCTCTGAAACACAATGAAATTAGAAAGCAGGCTTGTTTGTACTTGACCAATCGTGTTAGGGACACCATGTTTGTTTGATTACTGTCTTTCAAATGTTGTAATTGGGTAGAGattgaaatagattttttcatatttcttttcatcCTGTGCTTTTTCTCAAAGCACCAACTTCTTGTGGTTTATCCCTTGGTTTGGGTCTTCATCAATGTAGGTGTAAACACAGATTTAATCAATTCTATGGTTGAAAGGAGATTGATTGCATTTCTGCTGGAAGCAGCTACTGGTGAGTAAAATGGAAGCAGCAAATCTTTTACATCAGATGGTTTACAAGAACTGTAGATGGAATACCTTAGCCTTGATATATCATCAAAGCTGGAAGCTGAGGGCAAAGGACAAATTTAGagagtgagataagatgagaattttgtaaatagtaataagataatttgtgaGTAGTAGTGAAATGAGTTAAGTTGCGTTTGTGTTGTTAGGTGATCTTAGATgttctataaatagtaatgaaaaagtaatgacaaaatattgaatagttgggaataataataaaaagagtgaaaagtaagaataaaataataaatagtagtgaagtgTTCTGACTCTCCAAACGAAgctgttttatggggttttaagaaatgagagaaaaaaattgaataaaaaaatattataaagttaaaatattgttaaagtataattttttaatattatttttgtttatggatttaaaaaagttgattttttattttattatttgaaaatttgaaaaagttgtaatgattagtttgaaaaaattataatgattagtttaaaaaagttgtaatgaataatttgaaagtatttgtatttgagtaatatttaggtaagagatgagatgagaattttgagatgaaattttttttcaatcaagtgCTAGGTCTACacaccaatgttttgaataccgtaccggatgccgtaccggtcaaggcactggaacgaaatatttcggtatcggtaccgtttcgtgtaccgtttcgggatagtcgatatataaataaattatatatataaatatatatattaattatatttcaaaataataatttatatataaacaaattatacataaatacatatatctatataaattataaatagtttagtctaaattgggggtaaaaaaataaatttgtagtttgaaaaaatgaaaaaaaaaaaaaaaaaaaaaccgaaataccggccggtacgggccGGTACATAGGCCGATACAGGCCGAAATCTcggccggtacggccggtacAGGCCGATACGGCCGGTATTTGAACCGGTACGAAATTACAGAATTTCTGTACCGGTCCGGTGGCCGGTACGGAatataccggccggtacggtacaattttaaaaacactgcTACACAccccattaatatatatatatatatatatatatatatatataaattggtaACATATGCATAATCTTGATAAGTTGTAGTTGATTTAGAGCTATGTCTTCATACTTCAGTTCAAGGTATGCATGGTTGGTTGTATGAGCATTGGTATTAGACTGGTCAAATGccaatgaaatttaaaatatagttaagtTTTACTTAAATAGCTCATGTATTGGACTAGTTAAAGTCCTTTAGGTGAAACTGTGAGCTACAGAAAATGGAAAAGGAAGTTCAAACTTGGCTGTTCCCAGATTAAATCCATATTTAATTTccaaatttttgattgttggcaTTCTAATGTTAACACTaatgatatgttaattaataatttaataatttctaaattattaattaacatatttaatttCCAAACTTTTGATTATTTGCATTCTAATATTAACACTAACCATATgtcaattaataatttaagaatttttaaattattaattaacatatgctTAGTATAGtggcaaaatatgaaaaaataataattattaaaaacataatattatattattactttGGCTTACTTTTACTTAGTCCAACGTAGGGTTATACTTAAATGACTTTAGCTTTTAGCCAAAACGTTTAGTTTTAGCCAAAATTTGGCTTTGGCTTTAGCTAAGGCCAATGCCAATACTCTAAAGACGGTATGCGAATTCCATTATgtcatattaaaataaaataaaaactacaagAGATGTTAAATGGATGTCAATGACAATAAacaaccaaaatacataataaattgttttaagtgccgtttggatagtgagttaagatgaaaactaaaagttgaataaaatattgttagaatattatttattaatattattattgtttcaaaaattaaaaaagttgaattatttactatattttgtgtaaaaattttaaaaaaattgtaatgataaaatagatgagatgaaacactttcactatccaaatggaAGACGTTAGTTGCCCAATGAAAgagttatgttttttttaatatggatcAAAGGTCTTAGTTGAATAGTTTTCATGGTCATGAGTGGAAAATACATGAGACAATCTTGGTGTGGAAGGATAGGATTGGTGGAGGATGGAGATTGCCAAAGAGGGAATAG
This genomic window from Carya illinoinensis cultivar Pawnee chromosome 7, C.illinoinensisPawnee_v1, whole genome shotgun sequence contains:
- the LOC122317137 gene encoding cyclin-P3-1; this encodes MGTLAFHAQNVESDIYLSLGLTELRKGFLESPRVLSLLSSLLERSVQKNELLLEMSQIKDVVTIFHGLRAPTLSIRHYIDRIFKYSACSPSCFVVAHIYIDRFLQSTEVQLTSLNVHRLLIISIMLAAKFIDDAFFNNAYYAKVGGVSTAELNRLEMKFLFSIDFRLQVTSETFGRYCSLLERETAEGLQIERPFQACRIKESWSNKDDSNCAPTVAR